The proteins below are encoded in one region of Takifugu rubripes chromosome 1, fTakRub1.2, whole genome shotgun sequence:
- the ndufb8 gene encoding NADH dehydrogenase [ubiquinone] 1 beta subcomplex subunit 8, mitochondrial yields the protein MRTCHPVRPQRPVNMAGVAFRRLAQTFCKGKTPGVSAFLPACRAASGASKGPVLGPCPETLEEKAAAAKKYNLTLSDYEAYPDKGEGYGDYPKLPDRSQHERDPWYKWDHPDLRRNWGEPMHWDFDMYIRNRVDTSPTPVPWSTMCKQLFGFIGFMLFMFYVGEKFQSYQPVGPKQYPYNDLFLEKGGDPDKEPEEIKHYEI from the exons ATGCGCACATGTCACCCAGTCAGACCGCAGCGGCCAGTAAATATGGCTGGTGTTGCGTTCCGACGTTTGGCCCAAACCTTTTGTAAAGGGAAAACTCCTGGTGTTTCAGCCTTTTTGCCAGCATGTAGAGCAG CTTCGGGGGCTTCCAAGGGCCCTGTACTTGGACCATGTCCGGAGACGCTTGAGGAgaaggctgcagctgcaaaGAAATACAACCTGACACTCTCCGATTATGAAGCATACCCCGACAAAGGCGAGGG GTACGGAGATTATCCTAAATTGCCGGACAGATCTCAGCATGAGAGAGACCCTTGGTACAAATGGGACCATCCTGATTTGAGGAGGAACTGGGGAGAACCA ATGCACTGGGATTTTGACATGTACATCAGGAATCGTGTGGATACATCACCTACCCCTGTGCCATGGTCCACAATGTGCAAACAACTGTTTGGTTTTATTGGGTTCATGCTGTTCATGTTCTATGTCGGAGAGAAATTTCAATCCTATCAACCTGTT GGACCGAAGCAGTATCCATACAATGACCTGTTCCTGGAGAAAGGAGGTGATCCAGATAAAGAACCAGAGGAGATCAAACATTATGAAATCTAA
- the gpx9 gene encoding glutathione peroxidase 9 — MEMFGDRNFTILAFPCNQFGLQSPEVNHETLNILKYVRPGGGFVPKFPVFGKVEVNGLNEDPLFSYLKESLPFVNPVIGDLKKFYWSPIKVNDIRWNFEKFLIAGDGMPFKRYELHCPIEIVEKDIADLL; from the exons ATGGAAATGTTTGGCGACCGAAATTTCACCATCTTGGCATTTCCTTGCAACCAATTTGGCCTTCAATCACCTG AGGTGAATCACGAAACCCTAAATATCCTTAAGTATGTGAGACCTGGTGGTGGGTTTGTGCCCAAGTTCCCAGTGTTTGGCAAGGTGGAGGTGAACGGGTTAAACGAAGACCCACTTTTCAGCTATCTAAAG GAGTCTCTACCATTTGTGAATCCTGTTATTGGAGATCTAAAAAAATTTTACTGGTCTCCAATCAAAGTCAATGATATTCGCTGGAATTTTGAAAAATTTCTCATCGCTGGAGACGGCATGCCTTTCAAGAG GTATGAACTTCATTGCCCCATTGAGATTGTGGAAAAAGATATAGCAGACCTTTTGTGA